One Betta splendens chromosome 16, fBetSpl5.4, whole genome shotgun sequence genomic window carries:
- the LOC114842982 gene encoding cytochrome c oxidase subunit 6B1: MAENIGEKLKNYRTAPFDSRFPNTNQTRNCYQNYLDFHRCNKALSAKDQDVAPCDWYKKVYQSLCPISWVEKWDEQKENGSFAGKI; this comes from the exons ATGGCTGAGAATATTGGGGAGAAATTGAAAAACTACAGGACCGCTCCCTTCGACTCCCGATTCCCCAACACCAACCAGACCCGCAACTGCTACCAGAACTATCTGG aCTTCCACCGGTGCAACAAGGCTCTATCAGCCAAAGACCAGGACGTGGCTCCATGTGATTGGTACAAGAAGGTTTACCAAAGCCTCTGTCCCATTAGCTGG GTCGAGAAGTGGGACGAACAAAAAGAGAATGGAAGTTTCGCAGGGAAGATCTAA
- the rasip1 gene encoding ras-interacting protein 1 isoform X1 codes for MEGSGSPRFRKLHFPVGLWINSPRKHFAKLGGRWPSAVSVKSTTSSDAASIHEVPAAPSSSLSISTPSLASPAQSPSPSPAFLRPRPAGSQSRTKRLSHLFLRGRSNSDRDRAVGDREREVWAHSAAPSSHHYLPPASSSAPGLIKIYGDALSSGANYRSLLATVNSTARQLIAQVITRYTEREREETDDAAVQKHSPEDFLLCDVIGKPIQQPDGAIKWETECRRSVAPWECPLLLVDMWRPKDGFERRFEIQRKDDYEREEREREKEREREGENYQGVRWRRSRMSSGGGSEDSERGHRGRNTELRRSISDMNLSLRRRQGNHVSGDPRGPGGRANNNGAVRDRKNIVSMISPQPGEIRAPKAEAKVGWMNQPEDEKDYSSCDLEAMSQSLILPPTDRPYFLLLQGYDQSKDFVLYIMAAHVHVFGRKPTLREKEKDRERERKGKRPLKVDTFLSAPDLLPRHLLVRRDSAVPEAPTGQGGTTLGDSSKPRYSCTVCFHSSDSISIPALMRPFRGGVVTHNGVAVYRETALRPGDVIGLGDHFLFLYRDPRVTPAPPLALTLPWQADVATTCCPSGLVDRQETLRQYLGSTEAVLKFHPRHADSLLQEIISKNSSPDSGGGPLAPAYLLSIMIDHASKHLDPALTPQILLKSANLIKEIVWDNIKEFGDKHPTQNPTEQEGEITAPNVQKLSSDLRPLMFWMSNATELLNFFQVKVENMEKEWEFEAAGDPVLTADMDTCSEALAQLDDVIMHTFQQCVYHLTKTLYSLLPALLDTNPFSSDDKEKEKDGARGPEAEEKAAGGAEADDVSALPPRVAGLVEVYRCSLVLSREACLSPPLTSQTFGYLFFFTNTSLLNTLLERDGLFSWSRAVQIRTNLDLVLDWLQGAGLGDIASEFMKKLSITVNFLCIPKTRLIQSSWTSLQEDHVLLSPSQLHHLLTHYKLGPTRAPPASWAPPPGTELSGDIFESFLDHPPLILPNETPRLDLSQPIPSPELQKEVTRLRTFLWGLDQDELPANQRTRL; via the exons ATGGAGGGGTCTGGCAGCCCGCGCTTCAGAAAGCTCCATTTCCCGGTGGGCCTGTGGATCAACTCGCCCAGGAAACACTTTGCCAAGCTAGGCGGTCGCTGGCCAAGCGCTGTCTCCGTCAA GTCGACCACTAGCTCTGACGCAGCCTCCATCCACGAGGTCCCggctgctccttcttcttcccttTCCATCTCAACCCCCTCGCTGGCTTCCCCTGCCCAGTCCCCGTCTCCCTCCCCAGCCTTCCTCAGGCCACGGCCGGCCGGCTCCCAGTCCCGCACAAAGCGCCTTTCCCACCTGTTCCTGCGAGGGCGCTCCAACAGCGACCGGGACCGGGCGGTAggggacagggagagagaggtttGGGCCCATTCGGCTGCCCCATCCTCCCACCACTACCTGCCCCCCGCCTCGTCCTCGGCCCCGGGCCTCATCAAGATCTATGGGGATGCCCTGTCCAGCGGGGCCAACTATCGCTCCCTGCTGGCCACCGTTAACTCCACAGCCCGGCAGCTCATTGCCCAGGTCATCACGCGCTACActgagcgagagagggaggagacagaTGACGCAG CTGTCCAGAAACACAGCCCAGAGGACTTCCTGTTGTGTGATGTCATTGGAAAGCCCATCCAGCAGCCAGATGGAGCTATCAAATGGGAGACAGAGTGCCGGAGAAGTGTTGCCCCATGGGAATGTCCTCTGCTGTTAGTGGACATGTGGCGGCCTAAGGACGGGTTTGAGCGGCGCTTCGAAATTCAAAGGAAGGACGACtatgagagagaggagagagagagggagaaagagcgagagagggaaGGGGAGAACTACCAAG GCGTGCGCTGGCGGCGGAGCAGGATGTCGTCGGGGGGCGGTTCTGAGGACAGCGAGCGCGGTCACCGCGGACGGAACACGGAACTCAGGAGGAGCATCAGCGACATGAACCTGAGTCTGCGGCGTCGCCAGGGCAACCACGTCAGCGGCGACCCGCGCGGCCCCGGGGGCCGGGCCAATAACAACGGCGCCGTGCGGGACAGGAAGAACATCGTGAGCATGATCAGCCCGCAGCCAGGCGAG ATCAGAGCACCGAAAGCAGAAGCCAAGGTTGGCTGGATGAACCAGCCAGAGGACGAGAAGGATTATTCCAGCTGTGACCTGGAAGCAATGTCCCAAAGCCTGATCCTCCCGCCCACGGACCGGCCCTACTTCCTGTTGCTGCAGGGCTACGATCAGAGCAAG gattttgttttgtacatcATGGCGGCACATGTGCACGTATTTGGACGGAAGCCCACACtgagggagaaagaaaaggaccgggagagggagaggaagggcaAGAGGCCTCTGAAGGTGGACACGTTCCTCTCGGCTCCCGACCTTTTGCCCAGACACCTACTGGTCAGAAGAGACTCTGCGGTGCCGGAGGCGCCCACCGGACAAGGTGGAACCACACTTGGCGACAGCTCGAAGCCGAGGTATAGTTGCACTGTATGTTTTCACTCTAGCGACTCCATTTCCATCCCAGCTCTGATGCGGCCCTTCCGAGGAGGAGTAGTTACCCACAACGGGGTGGCTGTCTACAGGGAGACGGCCCTGAGGCCCGGGGACGTCATCGGCCTGGGGGaccacttcctcttcctgtacCGAGACCCTCGCGTGACCCCGGCGCCACCGCTGGCTCTGACGCTGCCGTGGCAGGCCGACGTCGCCACCACCTGCTGCCCCTCGGGCCTGGTGGACAGGCAGGAAACCCTGAGGCAGTACCTGGGATCCACCGAGGCGGTTCTGAAGTTCCACCCCCGCCACGCAGATTCCCTGCTACAG GAGATCATCTCAAAGAATTCCTCTCCGGACTCTGGAGGTGGACCGCTGGCTCCAGCGTATCTCCTGTCGATCATGATCGATCACGCCTCTAAACACCTGGACCCCGCTCTCACACCGCAGATACTACTCAAGTCAGCCAATCTAATTAAAGAAATCGTCTGG GATAACATTAAGGAATTTGGGGATAAGCATCCCACGCAAAA TCCCACAGAGCAAGAAGGTGAGATCACCGCGCCGAACGTGCAGAAGCTCTCGTCCGACCTCCGACCCCTGATGTTCTGGATGTCCAACGCCACCGAGCTGCTGAACTTCTTCCAGGTCAAAGTGGAGAACATGGAGAAGGAGTGGGAGTTTGAAG CCGCCGGCGACCCGGTTCTGACCGCCGACATGGACACCTGCTCGGAGGCGCTGGCGCAGCTGGACGACGTCATCATGCACACCTTCCAGCAGTGCGTGTACCACCTCACCAAG ACCCTGTACTCACTCCTCCCGGCCCTCCTGGACACGAACCCCTTCTCCAGCGAcgacaaggagaaggagaaggatggAGCGCGCGGCCCcgaggcggaggagaaggcggcgGGGGGGGCGGAGGCGGACGACGTGTCGGCGCTGCCGCCCAGAGTGGCCGGGCTGGTGGAGGTGTACCGCTGCTCCCTGGTGCTGTCGCGGGAGGCGTGTCTGTCGCCACCGCTCACCTCCCAAACGTTTGGCtacctcttcttcttcaccaaCACCTCCCTGCTCAACACGCTGCTGGAGAGAG ACGGGCTGTTTTCGTGGTCCAGAGCGGTCCAGATCCGAACAAACCTGGACCTGGTTCTGGACTGGCTGCAGGGAGCTGGACTGGGAGACATTGCTTCTGAATTCATGAAGAAACTGTCCATCACAGTCAATTTCCTATGTATTCCCAAGACGCGCCTTATCCAG TCGTCTTGGACAAGCCTTCAGGAGGATCATGTCCTGCTCAGCCCTTCCCAGCTGCACCACCTGCTCACCCACTACAAACTGGGACCAACCAGAGCCCCACCAGCATCCTGGGCGCCTCCACCAGGCACGGAGCTGAGCGGAG ACATCTTCGAGAGCTTCCTGGACCACCCTCCTCTCATCCTGCCAAACGAGACGCCACGCCTCGACCTCTCCCAGCCAATCCCAAGCCCCGAGCTCCAGAAGGAAGTCACACGTCTCCGCACCTTCTTGTGGGGACTTGACCAGGATGAGCTGCCTGCCAACCAGAGGACTCGGCTCTGA
- the rasip1 gene encoding ras-interacting protein 1 isoform X2 codes for MEGSGSPRFRKLHFPVGLWINSPRKHFAKLGGRWPSAVSVKSTTSSDAASIHEVPAAPSSSLSISTPSLASPAQSPSPSPAFLRPRPAGSQSRTKRLSHLFLRGRSNSDRDRAVGDREREVWAHSAAPSSHHYLPPASSSAPGLIKIYGDALSSGANYRSLLATVNSTARQLIAQVITRYTEREREETDDAAVQKHSPEDFLLCDVIGKPIQQPDGAIKWETECRRSVAPWECPLLLVDMWRPKDGFERRFEIQRKDDYEREEREREKEREREGENYQGVRWRRSRMSSGGGSEDSERGHRGRNTELRRSISDMNLSLRRRQGNHVSGDPRGPGGRANNNGAVRDRKNIVSMISPQPGEIRAPKAEAKVGWMNQPEDEKDYSSCDLEAMSQSLILPPTDRPYFLLLQGYDQSKDFVLYIMAAHVHVFGRKPTLREKEKDRERERKGKRPLKVDTFLSAPDLLPRHLLVRRDSAVPEAPTGQALMRPFRGGVVTHNGVAVYRETALRPGDVIGLGDHFLFLYRDPRVTPAPPLALTLPWQADVATTCCPSGLVDRQETLRQYLGSTEAVLKFHPRHADSLLQEIISKNSSPDSGGGPLAPAYLLSIMIDHASKHLDPALTPQILLKSANLIKEIVWDNIKEFGDKHPTQNPTEQEGEITAPNVQKLSSDLRPLMFWMSNATELLNFFQVKVENMEKEWEFEAAGDPVLTADMDTCSEALAQLDDVIMHTFQQCVYHLTKTLYSLLPALLDTNPFSSDDKEKEKDGARGPEAEEKAAGGAEADDVSALPPRVAGLVEVYRCSLVLSREACLSPPLTSQTFGYLFFFTNTSLLNTLLERDGLFSWSRAVQIRTNLDLVLDWLQGAGLGDIASEFMKKLSITVNFLCIPKTRLIQSSWTSLQEDHVLLSPSQLHHLLTHYKLGPTRAPPASWAPPPGTELSGDIFESFLDHPPLILPNETPRLDLSQPIPSPELQKEVTRLRTFLWGLDQDELPANQRTRL; via the exons ATGGAGGGGTCTGGCAGCCCGCGCTTCAGAAAGCTCCATTTCCCGGTGGGCCTGTGGATCAACTCGCCCAGGAAACACTTTGCCAAGCTAGGCGGTCGCTGGCCAAGCGCTGTCTCCGTCAA GTCGACCACTAGCTCTGACGCAGCCTCCATCCACGAGGTCCCggctgctccttcttcttcccttTCCATCTCAACCCCCTCGCTGGCTTCCCCTGCCCAGTCCCCGTCTCCCTCCCCAGCCTTCCTCAGGCCACGGCCGGCCGGCTCCCAGTCCCGCACAAAGCGCCTTTCCCACCTGTTCCTGCGAGGGCGCTCCAACAGCGACCGGGACCGGGCGGTAggggacagggagagagaggtttGGGCCCATTCGGCTGCCCCATCCTCCCACCACTACCTGCCCCCCGCCTCGTCCTCGGCCCCGGGCCTCATCAAGATCTATGGGGATGCCCTGTCCAGCGGGGCCAACTATCGCTCCCTGCTGGCCACCGTTAACTCCACAGCCCGGCAGCTCATTGCCCAGGTCATCACGCGCTACActgagcgagagagggaggagacagaTGACGCAG CTGTCCAGAAACACAGCCCAGAGGACTTCCTGTTGTGTGATGTCATTGGAAAGCCCATCCAGCAGCCAGATGGAGCTATCAAATGGGAGACAGAGTGCCGGAGAAGTGTTGCCCCATGGGAATGTCCTCTGCTGTTAGTGGACATGTGGCGGCCTAAGGACGGGTTTGAGCGGCGCTTCGAAATTCAAAGGAAGGACGACtatgagagagaggagagagagagggagaaagagcgagagagggaaGGGGAGAACTACCAAG GCGTGCGCTGGCGGCGGAGCAGGATGTCGTCGGGGGGCGGTTCTGAGGACAGCGAGCGCGGTCACCGCGGACGGAACACGGAACTCAGGAGGAGCATCAGCGACATGAACCTGAGTCTGCGGCGTCGCCAGGGCAACCACGTCAGCGGCGACCCGCGCGGCCCCGGGGGCCGGGCCAATAACAACGGCGCCGTGCGGGACAGGAAGAACATCGTGAGCATGATCAGCCCGCAGCCAGGCGAG ATCAGAGCACCGAAAGCAGAAGCCAAGGTTGGCTGGATGAACCAGCCAGAGGACGAGAAGGATTATTCCAGCTGTGACCTGGAAGCAATGTCCCAAAGCCTGATCCTCCCGCCCACGGACCGGCCCTACTTCCTGTTGCTGCAGGGCTACGATCAGAGCAAG gattttgttttgtacatcATGGCGGCACATGTGCACGTATTTGGACGGAAGCCCACACtgagggagaaagaaaaggaccgggagagggagaggaagggcaAGAGGCCTCTGAAGGTGGACACGTTCCTCTCGGCTCCCGACCTTTTGCCCAGACACCTACTGGTCAGAAGAGACTCTGCGGTGCCGGAGGCGCCCACCGGACAAG CTCTGATGCGGCCCTTCCGAGGAGGAGTAGTTACCCACAACGGGGTGGCTGTCTACAGGGAGACGGCCCTGAGGCCCGGGGACGTCATCGGCCTGGGGGaccacttcctcttcctgtacCGAGACCCTCGCGTGACCCCGGCGCCACCGCTGGCTCTGACGCTGCCGTGGCAGGCCGACGTCGCCACCACCTGCTGCCCCTCGGGCCTGGTGGACAGGCAGGAAACCCTGAGGCAGTACCTGGGATCCACCGAGGCGGTTCTGAAGTTCCACCCCCGCCACGCAGATTCCCTGCTACAG GAGATCATCTCAAAGAATTCCTCTCCGGACTCTGGAGGTGGACCGCTGGCTCCAGCGTATCTCCTGTCGATCATGATCGATCACGCCTCTAAACACCTGGACCCCGCTCTCACACCGCAGATACTACTCAAGTCAGCCAATCTAATTAAAGAAATCGTCTGG GATAACATTAAGGAATTTGGGGATAAGCATCCCACGCAAAA TCCCACAGAGCAAGAAGGTGAGATCACCGCGCCGAACGTGCAGAAGCTCTCGTCCGACCTCCGACCCCTGATGTTCTGGATGTCCAACGCCACCGAGCTGCTGAACTTCTTCCAGGTCAAAGTGGAGAACATGGAGAAGGAGTGGGAGTTTGAAG CCGCCGGCGACCCGGTTCTGACCGCCGACATGGACACCTGCTCGGAGGCGCTGGCGCAGCTGGACGACGTCATCATGCACACCTTCCAGCAGTGCGTGTACCACCTCACCAAG ACCCTGTACTCACTCCTCCCGGCCCTCCTGGACACGAACCCCTTCTCCAGCGAcgacaaggagaaggagaaggatggAGCGCGCGGCCCcgaggcggaggagaaggcggcgGGGGGGGCGGAGGCGGACGACGTGTCGGCGCTGCCGCCCAGAGTGGCCGGGCTGGTGGAGGTGTACCGCTGCTCCCTGGTGCTGTCGCGGGAGGCGTGTCTGTCGCCACCGCTCACCTCCCAAACGTTTGGCtacctcttcttcttcaccaaCACCTCCCTGCTCAACACGCTGCTGGAGAGAG ACGGGCTGTTTTCGTGGTCCAGAGCGGTCCAGATCCGAACAAACCTGGACCTGGTTCTGGACTGGCTGCAGGGAGCTGGACTGGGAGACATTGCTTCTGAATTCATGAAGAAACTGTCCATCACAGTCAATTTCCTATGTATTCCCAAGACGCGCCTTATCCAG TCGTCTTGGACAAGCCTTCAGGAGGATCATGTCCTGCTCAGCCCTTCCCAGCTGCACCACCTGCTCACCCACTACAAACTGGGACCAACCAGAGCCCCACCAGCATCCTGGGCGCCTCCACCAGGCACGGAGCTGAGCGGAG ACATCTTCGAGAGCTTCCTGGACCACCCTCCTCTCATCCTGCCAAACGAGACGCCACGCCTCGACCTCTCCCAGCCAATCCCAAGCCCCGAGCTCCAGAAGGAAGTCACACGTCTCCGCACCTTCTTGTGGGGACTTGACCAGGATGAGCTGCCTGCCAACCAGAGGACTCGGCTCTGA
- the il11a gene encoding uncharacterized protein il11a — MKLLLDSSSSLLFSLLLAQLPVFTSGSPVPQRRTTEMDKLSNQTKNLLKLTQELLKDHAFEADVEPHRFRSLPEMSNRSANDLNNLELKPTLSQLHSDLKLYEHHFEWLNRVSKKHHHPAVPKLVEMIREIKSLISLLHRQMKFVKVETPRLTPVAPSLPPHLPYHFDVLQSSHELLQHFKLFCDWAYRAFISLKPKVTATAVQ, encoded by the exons ATGAAAC TGCTGCTCGACTCCTCCTCGTCGCTCCTCTTCTCGCTGCTATTGGCCCAGCTGCCCGTGTTCACGTCTGGCTCCCCAGTGCCACAGCGGCGGACCACTGAAATGGATAAACTGTCCAATCAGACCAAAAATCTATTGAAGCTCACCCAGGAACTGCTG AAGGACCACGCGTTTGAAGCAGACGTGGAGCCCCACAGGTTCAGGTCTCTGCCAGAAATGAGCAACAGATCGGCCAATGACCTCAACAATCTTGAG CTGAAGCCCACACTCTCCCAGCTGCACTCTGACCTGAAGCTGTACGAGCACCACTTTGAGTGGCTCAACAGGGTTTCAAAGAAGCACCACCACCCTGCAGTGCCCAAGCTGGTGGAGATGATCAGAGAAATTAAATCTCTCATCAGCCTTCTCCATCGTCAG ATGAAGTTTGTGAAGGTTGAAACACCAAGGCTGACCCCTGTGGCCCCTTCTCTGCCCCCTCACCTCCCCTATCATTTCGATGTCCTGCAGTCCAGCCACGAGCTTCTTCAGCACTTCAAGCTCTTCTGTGACTGGGCGTACAGAGCCTTCATCAGCCTCAAGCCCAAGGTTACAGCTACCGCAGTACAATGA